From a region of the Phragmites australis chromosome 21, lpPhrAust1.1, whole genome shotgun sequence genome:
- the LOC133903818 gene encoding transcription repressor OFP16-like produces MLGCFLAVRWLSSRLSLSCGEGSTSVGTCSTPMSSASTSSPAFLDDDGLYPDDAEAEADVGGLSTAIASRRFFLATPGRSNSIVDSVEHPGSRNGRHSVFNARELRRAATSAFPAAATTSSAATKAPFRACDDDDMRPVRKVSVSTDQPRADFLKSMVEMADALGLDPRRDADLARLHDLLLCYIALNERDALRDILGAFSDLMCLLGCNATAAAAADARDQTARG; encoded by the coding sequence ATGCTGGGGTGCTTCCTGGCCGTCCGGTGGCTGTCGTCGCGGCTGTCGTTGTCGTGCGGGGAGGGGTCCACGTCGGTGGGAACGTGCTCAACGCCGATGTCCTCGGCGTCGACGTCGTCCCCGGCATTCCTCGACGACGACGGCCTCTACCCCGACGacgccgaggccgaggccgacgTGGGAGGGCTGTCCACGGCCATCGCCTCCCGCAGGTTCTTCCTCGCGACCCCAGGCCGGTCCAACTCCATCGTCGACTCGGTCGAGCACCCCGGCTCCCGCAACGGCCGGCATAGTGTCTTCAACGCCCGCGAGTTGCGGCGCGCGGCCACCTCCGccttccccgccgccgccacgacCTCCTCGGCTGCCACCAAGGCGCCCTTCCGCGCgtgcgacgacgacgacatgcGGCCGGTGCGGAAGGTCTCGGTGTCGACGGACCAGCCCCGCGCCGACTTCCTCAAGTCCATGGTGGAGATGGCGGACGCGCTTGGGCTGGACCCGCGCCGCGACGCCGACCTCGCCCGCCTGCATGACCTCCTCCTCTGCTACATCGCGCTCAACGAACGCGACGCGCTCAGGGACATCCTCGGCGCATTCTCCGACCTCATGTGCCTCCTCGGCTGCaatgccaccgccgccgccgccgccgacgcgcgGGACCAAACGGCCCGCGGGTAG